The DNA segment TGAGCTGCTCGGCGTGCAGCTTGACGCGCACGCCGTGGCGCGCTGCGGCATCGAAGACGCGTTCGGTCTGCGCGATCGAGAAACCGATCGATTCGCAGAAGGCATCGACGGCGTCGACCAGCCCTTCTTCGGCAAGCGCCGGCAGCATAGTGTTGCACACCAGGTCGATGTAGTCGTCGGCGCGGCCAGCGTACTCGGGCGGCAGCGCGTGCGCGCCTAGGAAGGTGGTGTGCACCGACACGCCGAACTGCTCGCCCAGCCGGCGGGCCACGCGCAGCTGCTTGCGCTCGGCTTCGAGGCTGAGGCCGTAGCCCGACTTGATTTCGATGGCGGTCACGCCCTCGGCCAGCAGCGGTTGCAACCGCGTGGCGGCCTGCGCGAACAGCGTGTCTTCGTCGGCGGCGCGGGTGGCGCGCACGGTCGAGACGATGCCGCCGCCGGCGCGCGCGATTTCCTCATAGCCCGCGCCGGCCAGGCGCATGGCGAACTCGTCGGCGCGCTGGCCGCCGTAGACCAGGTGCGTGTGGCAATCGACCAGTCCCGGCGTGATCCATGCGCCGTTGGCGTCGTGGCGCGGCAGGTCGCGGTAAGCCTGCGGCAAGTCGGCCGCGACGCCGAGCCAGGCAATGCGGCCATGCTCGACCACGAGCGCGGCATCGCGGATGGCGCGCACCGGATCGGCATCGGGCAGCAGGTGGCAGTTGTGCCAGACACCATCGGCACTGGCGGCGGTGGCAGCGGTGGCGGTGCCGGGTACGGAAGGCAGCGTCATTGGTCGGACTCCATTTCCAGCGTGACACACAGGCACAGCGCATCGTCGCCGCCCGGTGCAAAAGCTTGCCAGCCAGCGGATTCGCCGGCGGCATACAGCAGGCCCTGCCCCGCTTCCAGCGCGACGGCCGGCTGCGCCTCCTGTGCCAGCCAGGTGCCGGACACGGCAAGCAGGCATACGGTATCGTCACCGGTGCTGACGGCAAACCCGTGGCGGAACGCATCGACGCGCGCGCGGCAGCGGCCGCGCCGCGTCATCACGTTGAAGTCGCGCGTGGCGCCATCGAGCAGCGCCGCCTGCAGGCCGGTGTCACCCGAAAACGCAAACGGTGCGCCCGGCTGGACCAGCCGGTGGCTGAAGCTGCCGTCGTCGGCGCGCAGCATCACGCCGGCACCGTCGAGCAGCACGATCTGGCGGTCGATACCCGGGAATGCCGAGAACGGGCCATCGGCTTCGATATCGGCCACGCTCAGGCGCCAGACAAAGTCATCCATGCCGGCGCCCGGCGGCCACACCGCGATCTCGCGCGTGTTGCCGCCGCCGTTCTTCCAGCGCGTCGGGTCGATGCCCGCGAGCGAGAATTGCTGTGGCATCACGGTGCTCATGCGCGCTTCACCATCGGCAGGTTCAGGCCCTTCTCGTGCGCGCATTCGATGGCGATGTCGTAGCCCGCATCGGCATGGCGCATGACGCCGGTGGCCGGATCGTTCCACAGCACGCGTTCGATGCGCCTGGCAGCGGCGTCGGTGCCGTCGCAGACGATCACCACGCCGGAGTGTTGCGAGAAACCCATGCCCACGCCACCGCCATGGTGCAGGCTGACCCAGGTGGCGCCGCCGGCGGTATTGAGCAGCGCGTTCAGCAACGGCCAGTCGGACACGGCATCGGAGCCGTCGCGCATCGCTTCGGTCTCGCGGTTGGGCGACGCCACCGAGCCGCAGTCCAGGTGGTCGCGGCCGATCACCACCGGCGCCTTCAGCTCGCCCGACCTGACCATCTCGTTGAAGGCCAGGCCAGCGCGATGGCGCTCGTCCAGGCCCACCCAGCAGATGCGCGCAGGCAGGCCCTGGAAGGCGATGCGGTCGTGCGCCATGTCGAGCCAGCGGTGCAGGTGCTTGCCCTCGGGGAACAGCTCCTTCATCTTGGCATCGGTCTTGTAGATGTCCTCGGGATCGCCCGACAGCGCCACCCAGCGGAACGGGCCCTTGCCGCGGCAGAACAGCGGGCGGATATAGGCCGGCACGAAGCCCGGGAAATCGAAGGCATTCTGCACGCCTTCGTCGAACGCGACCTGTCGGATGTTGTTGCCGTAGTCCACCGTCGGCACGCCCATCTTCTGGAAGTCGAGCATGGCCTGCACATGCTTGACGATGGCGGGCCGCGCGGCGGCTTCCACCGACTTGGGATCGCGCTTGCGTGTGTCTTCCCACTGCTCGACGGTCCAGCCTTGCGGCAGGTAGCCGTTGACCAGGTCATGCGCCGAGGTCTGGTCGGTGACGATATGCGGACGCATGCCGCCGGCTTGCGCGCGCTTGGCCAGTTCCGGCACGATGTCCGCGGCGTTGCCGAGCAGGCCGACCGAGATCGCTTCCTTCTTCTGCGTGGCCTCGTCGATCATCGCCAGCGCCTCGTCCAGCGTGGTGGCCTTCTTGTCGAGGTAGCGCGTACGCAGGCGGAAGTCGATGCGCGATTCCTGGCATTCGATCGCCAGCACGCAGGCACCGGCCAGCACACCCGCCAGCGGCTGCGCACCGCCCATGCCGCCGAGGCCCGCGGTCAGGATCCACTTGCCCGACAAATCGCCGTTGTAGTGCTGGCGGCCAGCCTCGACAAAGGTCTCGTAGGTGCCCTGCACGATGCCCTGCGTGCCGATGTAGATCCACGAGCCCGCGGTCATCTGGCCGTACATCATCAGGCCAGCGCGATCGAGCTCGTTGAACTTGTCCCAGGTGGCCCAGTGCGGCACCAGGTTGGAATTGGCGATCAGCACGCGCGGCGCGTCCGGGTGCGTGCGGAACACGCCGACGGGCTTGCCCGACTGCACCAGCAACGATTCGTCCTCGCCCAGGCGGCGCAGGCTGTCGAGGATGGCATCGAAGCATTCCCAGTTGCGCGCAGCCTTGCCGATGCCGCCGTACACCACCAGGTCCTGCGGGCGCTCGGCCACATCGGGATCCAGGTTGTTCTGGATCATGCGGTAGGCGGCTTCGATCAGCCAGTTCTTGCAATGCAGGTGGGTGCCGTGCGGGGCGCGGATTTCACGCTGGCCACGCTGGATGAATTGGTTTTCGTTGGCGTTCATGTCTTTGTTCTCCGTCGAAGGCGCTTGTGGCGCGATCAATTCAGGCTGGTGCCACTTGGTACGTGATTGCAATCGGAAGCGCTGGCCCTCTCCCCCGCCCCTCTCCCGCTCGCGGGAGAGGGGCCGGGAGAGAGGGCAGGCGCATCAACCTGCGTTAGTCGGCAAAATTTCACGAACCGCCTGCGGCCAACCCGCGCCCGCATCGCCCTGCACCACCCACTGCTTCATCGCTTCGATATCCGGCGCGAGGTAGCGGTCGCCCTCCACAAAATCCACCCGGGCACGGATGCGGGCCAATTCCTGCTCCACCAGCGGCGACGACTTCAGCGGCCGATGGAACTCGATGCCCTGCGCCGCAGCCATCGCCTCGATGCCGACCACCACCGCGGTATTGGCCGCCATATCGCCCAGCCGGCGCGCGCCGTAGGTGGCCATCGACACATGGTCTTCCTGGTTGGCCGAAGTCGGCAGGCTGTCCACGCTGGACGGATGGGCCAGCGACTTGTTCTCGGAGGCCAGCGCCGCGGCAGTCACCTGCGCAATCATGAAGCCCGAGTTCAAACCGCCATCGCGCACCAGGAACGGTGGCAGGCCCGACAGTCCGGTATCGAGCAGCAGCGCCAGGCGGCGCTCGGAAATCGCGCCGATCTCCGCGATCGCCAGCGCAATGATGTCGGCGGCGAAGGCCACCGGCTCGGCGTGGAAGTTGCCACCGGAGATCACGTCGCCCTGCTCGGGGAACACCAGCGGGTTGTCCGATGCGGCATTGGCTTCGATCTGCAGGATGCGCGCGGCGTGCTGCAGGTTGTCCAGGCACGCGCCCATCACCTGCGGCTGGCAACGGATCGAGTACGGGTCCTGCACGCGGCCGCAGGCCTTGTGCGAATCGACGATCTCGCTGCCATCCAGCATCGTGCGCACGGCGCCGGCCACGGCTATCTGGCCGGCCTGGCCGCGGGCCTCATGGATGCGCGCGTCGAACGGCTTGACCGAGCCCTTGATGGCTTCCAGCGACAGCGCGCCCGCCACCAGGCCGGCGGCGAAGGTGTCCTCGGCGGCGAACAGGCCGGCCAGCGCCAGCGCGGTCGACACCTGGGTGCCATTGAGCAGCGCCAGGCCTTCCTTCGGGCCCAGTTCGAAAGCCTTCAGGCCAGCATGGGCCAGGCCCTCGGCTGCCGGCAAGCGCTTGCCGTCGACCAGCACGTCGCCCACGCCGATCAGCGTGCATGACATATGCGCCAGCGGCGCAAGGTCGCCCGAGGCGCCAACTGATCCCTTGGCCGGGATGCACGGCGTCACGCCGTGGTTGGCCAGCGCCAGCAGCGCCTCGACCAGTTCCGGGCGAATGCCCGAGCGGCCGCGCGCGAGGCTGACCGCCTTGATGGCAAGGATCAAACGCACGGTGTCCCCGGCCAGGTCCGGGCCGGTACCGACGCTGTGCGACAGCACCAGGTTGCGCTGCAGCTGCGCCAGCTTGTCGTTGGGGATGCGGGTCTGCGCCAGCTTGCCGAAGCCGGTATTGATGCCGTAGACGACGGCGTCGGCGTCGATGATGTCCTGCACGGTGGCCTGCGCCGCGCGCACGCCCGCCCAGGCGGAATCGGCCATGGCCAACCGCACTTCGCCGCGGTAGATGCGGCGCAGATCGGCCAGGGTAACTTGGCCCGGCTGCAAGGTCAGCAGCGGGCGGGAGGCTTGGTCGTGTTGGCTCGCAGTCATTTGTATGTTCCTGTCTATACAGCTTAGGATAAAAATTGAAGCAGTGGCTGACCCTCGCGGTTGGTAACGCGCGACTCAGCCGAAAGCGGGATTGCCGTCGGCGCGGAAGCGGCTGCCGAGGCGGTAGCGGTTGCCCGGATGCAGGCAACGGACGAACGTCACCGGCACACTGTTGGTCCAGGTACGGCGGGTCAGCATCAGGCAGGGCTGCGTCGGCGGCATTTCCAGCTGCGCGGCCTGCTCCGGCGTGGCGGCGATGGCATCGACCACATGCTCTACCTGATCGTAGGGCACGTGGCGCAACAGGTATTCGCCGGGCTGGGTCGCACTGAAGTCCTGGCCGATGAAATCCGGCGCCACGCGCGGGTTCACATAGCGGTCTTCCAGCTGCACCGGCACGCCGTCTTCACGATGCACGCAGACCGAATGGAACACCGACTCGCCGGTATGCAGCTCCAGCGCGGCCGCCACCTCGATCGACGCCGAGACCCGCTCGACCAGGATCACGTCGCAGGCGTAGTCATGCCCGCGCATGCGGATCTCGTCCTGCAGGTTGACCACGGACAGCAGCGTCGACTGCGGCTTGTGCTCGGCCACGAAGGTGCCGACGCCTGCGACACGCACCACCCGGCCCTGCTCCGACAGCTCGCGCAGGGCCCGGTTGACGGTCATGCGCGACACGCCGAAGCGGTTCACCAGTTCCTGCTCCGACGGCACCCGGTCGCCCGGCTGCCACGCGCCGCTCTGGATCTGGCGGGCGATGTACTCCTTCACCTGCTGGTAGAGCGCGGTGGGAGAGGAAGCAGGGGTGGCGGAGCCGACGGCGTGGTTCATGGCGTTTCAGTGCTCGGCCGCGGCAATCGCCTCGGCGCGGATTTCCTCGGTCAGCCGCGCCTTGAGCGCGGAAAACTCCGGGGAGGTCTTGATGGTGTAATGGCGCGGATGCGGGAAGTCGACCGCGATATCGCTCTTGATCCGACCCGGCCTGGCGGAAAACACCGCCACCCGGTTGGCCATGAAAATGGCCTCGTCGATATCATGGGTCACGAATAATACCGTCTTGCGCGCCGCTTCCCATATGCCGAGCAACAACTCCTGCATCAGCACGCGGGTCTGGTTGTCGAGCGCGCCGAAGGGCTCGTCGAGCAGCAGGATCTTGGGATCGTTGGCCAGCGCCCGCGCGATCGCGGTGCGCTGCTGCATGCCGCCCGAGAGCTGCTTGGGGAAATGGTGCTCGAAGCCGCGCAGGCCCACGCGCTGGATAAAGAAGTCGCTGCGCTCCTTCTGGTCGGCCGCGCTCATGCCGCGCTCGCGCAGGCCGAAGCGCACGTTCTGCTCGATCGTCAGCCACGGGAACAGCGTGTACGACTGGAACACCATGCCACGGTCCGCACCCGGAGCGGACACCGGCTGGCCGTCGAGCAGCACGCGGCCGGTGGACGGCGTATCCAGCCCGGCGACGATGCGCAGCAGCGTGGACTTGCCGCAGCCCGACGGACCCAGGATGGTGACGAAGTCGTTGTCGCGCACCTCGAAATCGACCGGCTGCAGCGCCAGCGTCTGCCCGCCACGCGGGTTGGCGAAGGTACGCGAGACCTGCTGGATGGACAGTGCGCTCATTGGATCGAACTCCACGGGAACAGGCGCTGGTTGGCGCGCTTGAAGACAAGGTCGGAGACCAGCCCGATGCAGCCGATCACGATGATGCCGAAGATGATCTGCCCGGTATTGAGCAGCGCCTGGCTGTCGGTGATCATGTGCCCGATACCGGACGACGAGCCGATCAGCTCGGCCACGATCACATAGGTCCAGGCCCAGCCCAGCACCAGCCGCAGGATTTCCGCGATTTCCGGCGCCGCGCCCGGGATCAGCACGCGGCGCACGATGCCGGCGCTGTTGGCGCCCAGCGTGTAGGCCGCCTCCACCAGGTCCTTGCGCGCCCCACCGACGGCCACCGCCACCATCAGCACGATCTGGAAGAACGAGCCGATGAAGATCACAAGCAGCTTCTGCGTCTCGCCGATGCCGGCCCACAGGATCAGCAGCGGGATGAAGGCCGACGCGGGCAGGTAGCGGCAGAACGAGACGAACGGCTCGAAGAACGCCTCGGCAGCCTTGTACGAGCCCATGAAGATGCCCAGCGGCACGGCCAGCACCGCGGCCAGCACGAAGCCGCCGAGCACGCGCCAGACGGTCATGCCGATGTCGCCGATGAAATTGTGCTCCGTGAAAAGGATGAAGCCCTCCTTGGCCATCGTCATCGGATCGGCCAGGAACGTGCGCGGCACGAAGCCGCCCAGCGTCACCGCGGCCCAGATGCCGAAGAACAGCACGAAGAAGGACAGCCCCAGCATCCAGCGCGCATTGGGCGCGACCGGAACCAGCGGCGACAGCCACGGATGGCGCCGCCGCGCGGGCGCTGCGCCGGGCGCGGCGCCCGCCGCCGCGGGGCGGGCCGAAGAACCTACATGGGCTTGCGTCATGACGTCACGCCTCCTTGCGACTGCTCTGCTTACTTGAGGAAACGCGCGTCATACAACGCCGTCACGTCGGGCACCTGGCGGATCACGCCGATGTCCATCAGCACGCCCGCCGCTTCCTTGCTGAAGCTGGCGAGCTCGCCGGCAAAGAACTTCTTGTTGGCCTCCCGGTCCTGCCAGCGCAGGTAGGCGGAAGACTTGGCGAACTGCTCGGCGGTCTGCTTGACCGCGGCGCCCATGATCTCGTTGGACTTCTCCGGCTCCTTGCGGATCATCTCCAGCGCCTCGAAATAGCTGTCGACCAGCGCCTGGGCCGCCTTGGGGTTCTCCTTGAGCCACTTGGGCGCGCAGCCCAGCGTGTCGGTCACCATCGGGTAGTCCAGCGTGGTCGCCAGGATCTTGCCCTTGTCCGGGTTCTGGCGGACGGTGGACAGGT comes from the Cupriavidus sp. P-10 genome and includes:
- the hutU gene encoding urocanate hydratase — protein: MNANENQFIQRGQREIRAPHGTHLHCKNWLIEAAYRMIQNNLDPDVAERPQDLVVYGGIGKAARNWECFDAILDSLRRLGEDESLLVQSGKPVGVFRTHPDAPRVLIANSNLVPHWATWDKFNELDRAGLMMYGQMTAGSWIYIGTQGIVQGTYETFVEAGRQHYNGDLSGKWILTAGLGGMGGAQPLAGVLAGACVLAIECQESRIDFRLRTRYLDKKATTLDEALAMIDEATQKKEAISVGLLGNAADIVPELAKRAQAGGMRPHIVTDQTSAHDLVNGYLPQGWTVEQWEDTRKRDPKSVEAAARPAIVKHVQAMLDFQKMGVPTVDYGNNIRQVAFDEGVQNAFDFPGFVPAYIRPLFCRGKGPFRWVALSGDPEDIYKTDAKMKELFPEGKHLHRWLDMAHDRIAFQGLPARICWVGLDERHRAGLAFNEMVRSGELKAPVVIGRDHLDCGSVASPNRETEAMRDGSDAVSDWPLLNALLNTAGGATWVSLHHGGGVGMGFSQHSGVVIVCDGTDAAARRIERVLWNDPATGVMRHADAGYDIAIECAHEKGLNLPMVKRA
- a CDS encoding ABC transporter ATP-binding protein yields the protein MSALSIQQVSRTFANPRGGQTLALQPVDFEVRDNDFVTILGPSGCGKSTLLRIVAGLDTPSTGRVLLDGQPVSAPGADRGMVFQSYTLFPWLTIEQNVRFGLRERGMSAADQKERSDFFIQRVGLRGFEHHFPKQLSGGMQQRTAIARALANDPKILLLDEPFGALDNQTRVLMQELLLGIWEAARKTVLFVTHDIDEAIFMANRVAVFSARPGRIKSDIAVDFPHPRHYTIKTSPEFSALKARLTEEIRAEAIAAAEH
- a CDS encoding ABC transporter permease: MTQAHVGSSARPAAAGAAPGAAPARRRHPWLSPLVPVAPNARWMLGLSFFVLFFGIWAAVTLGGFVPRTFLADPMTMAKEGFILFTEHNFIGDIGMTVWRVLGGFVLAAVLAVPLGIFMGSYKAAEAFFEPFVSFCRYLPASAFIPLLILWAGIGETQKLLVIFIGSFFQIVLMVAVAVGGARKDLVEAAYTLGANSAGIVRRVLIPGAAPEIAEILRLVLGWAWTYVIVAELIGSSSGIGHMITDSQALLNTGQIIFGIIVIGCIGLVSDLVFKRANQRLFPWSSIQ
- the hutC gene encoding histidine utilization repressor translates to MNHAVGSATPASSPTALYQQVKEYIARQIQSGAWQPGDRVPSEQELVNRFGVSRMTVNRALRELSEQGRVVRVAGVGTFVAEHKPQSTLLSVVNLQDEIRMRGHDYACDVILVERVSASIEVAAALELHTGESVFHSVCVHREDGVPVQLEDRYVNPRVAPDFIGQDFSATQPGEYLLRHVPYDQVEHVVDAIAATPEQAAQLEMPPTQPCLMLTRRTWTNSVPVTFVRCLHPGNRYRLGSRFRADGNPAFG
- the hutH gene encoding histidine ammonia-lyase, with product MTASQHDQASRPLLTLQPGQVTLADLRRIYRGEVRLAMADSAWAGVRAAQATVQDIIDADAVVYGINTGFGKLAQTRIPNDKLAQLQRNLVLSHSVGTGPDLAGDTVRLILAIKAVSLARGRSGIRPELVEALLALANHGVTPCIPAKGSVGASGDLAPLAHMSCTLIGVGDVLVDGKRLPAAEGLAHAGLKAFELGPKEGLALLNGTQVSTALALAGLFAAEDTFAAGLVAGALSLEAIKGSVKPFDARIHEARGQAGQIAVAGAVRTMLDGSEIVDSHKACGRVQDPYSIRCQPQVMGACLDNLQHAARILQIEANAASDNPLVFPEQGDVISGGNFHAEPVAFAADIIALAIAEIGAISERRLALLLDTGLSGLPPFLVRDGGLNSGFMIAQVTAAALASENKSLAHPSSVDSLPTSANQEDHVSMATYGARRLGDMAANTAVVVGIEAMAAAQGIEFHRPLKSSPLVEQELARIRARVDFVEGDRYLAPDIEAMKQWVVQGDAGAGWPQAVREILPTNAG
- a CDS encoding HutD/Ves family protein, yielding MSTVMPQQFSLAGIDPTRWKNGGGNTREIAVWPPGAGMDDFVWRLSVADIEADGPFSAFPGIDRQIVLLDGAGVMLRADDGSFSHRLVQPGAPFAFSGDTGLQAALLDGATRDFNVMTRRGRCRARVDAFRHGFAVSTGDDTVCLLAVSGTWLAQEAQPAVALEAGQGLLYAAGESAGWQAFAPGGDDALCLCVTLEMESDQ
- the hutI gene encoding imidazolonepropionase, whose product is MTLPSVPGTATAATAASADGVWHNCHLLPDADPVRAIRDAALVVEHGRIAWLGVAADLPQAYRDLPRHDANGAWITPGLVDCHTHLVYGGQRADEFAMRLAGAGYEEIARAGGGIVSTVRATRAADEDTLFAQAATRLQPLLAEGVTAIEIKSGYGLSLEAERKQLRVARRLGEQFGVSVHTTFLGAHALPPEYAGRADDYIDLVCNTMLPALAEEGLVDAVDAFCESIGFSIAQTERVFDAAARHGVRVKLHAEQLSNLGGAALAARHRALSADHLEHLDEAGVAAMAEAGTVAVLLPGAYYFLRDTNLPPIALLRQYGVPMAISTDHNPGTSPVTSLLLMMNMACTLFRLTVPEALAGVTQHAARALGASDRHGKLEAGRTADFVLWRVDSPAELAYWFGRNPAAAVVRQGRVYPAQGGVSA